One segment of Rickettsiales bacterium Ac37b DNA contains the following:
- the bepC gene encoding Outer membrane efflux protein BepC precursor, which translates to MSRADKTIINLFFSVITVILLSNSSYAKSSDPAQPIDLFQALTHTYNNNPNLQEALEQLKAAGTNVYKASAEFLPSIAAGIDRGRDYQNIKVKNIPSNQLNGPISADSIQVKQPIFSSGSSVFGVKASKKAFFANVASFYNTEQQVLLSAIQAYIGVLYAKESLDINIYNVQMLAKALQYAEERFEVGDATRSDVAESKSQLSSALASKAQAEGDYEIAKAKYKQVIGIEPANLAMIQEINNLPLNLRDLVEIASNNHPVVISARLNMDSKKDLLVRSKLGILPSASINASVARQDNNTLNNAAQRVIQKVIDKKVMLNVQIPIYQSGLEYMAVRNSKIEVQGSKYTLQKSREQVIEGVIEAWNKLSSYKEAFKSSSDAVDAASIALDSMKQEEEVGTRTLLDVLEAEQKLFQAKLRLSNVKYSKVLSTYTLKASVGDLTAQKLKLPVKVFDTNAYYNKAKKQLIGFSEE; encoded by the coding sequence ATGAGTAGAGCTGATAAAACAATTATAAATTTATTTTTTTCTGTAATTACGGTAATATTATTATCAAACTCATCTTACGCTAAATCTTCTGATCCAGCTCAGCCTATAGATTTATTCCAAGCCTTGACTCATACTTATAACAATAATCCTAATCTGCAGGAAGCACTTGAGCAACTCAAAGCTGCAGGTACAAATGTATACAAAGCAAGTGCTGAATTTTTACCCAGTATAGCTGCGGGAATTGACAGAGGTAGGGACTATCAAAATATAAAAGTAAAAAATATACCCAGTAATCAACTGAATGGACCTATCTCTGCGGATAGTATCCAAGTTAAGCAGCCTATATTTAGTTCAGGTAGTAGCGTTTTTGGAGTTAAAGCAAGCAAAAAAGCTTTTTTTGCAAATGTAGCTTCATTTTATAATACTGAACAACAAGTATTGTTATCTGCTATTCAAGCATATATAGGAGTTTTGTATGCAAAAGAGTCTTTAGATATTAATATTTACAATGTTCAAATGCTTGCTAAGGCTTTACAATATGCAGAAGAAAGATTTGAAGTAGGGGATGCCACAAGGTCTGATGTAGCTGAATCAAAATCTCAATTATCTTCAGCTTTAGCGTCCAAAGCTCAAGCTGAAGGTGATTATGAAATAGCAAAAGCTAAATATAAACAAGTAATAGGTATAGAACCTGCAAATTTAGCTATGATTCAAGAGATTAATAACTTACCTTTGAATCTTAGAGATTTGGTTGAAATAGCTTCTAATAACCATCCAGTAGTTATTAGCGCTAGGTTAAATATGGATTCTAAAAAAGATTTATTAGTACGTAGTAAATTAGGAATTTTGCCATCCGCCTCTATTAATGCTTCTGTTGCAAGGCAAGATAATAATACACTTAACAATGCCGCACAAAGGGTTATTCAAAAAGTAATCGATAAAAAGGTAATGTTAAATGTTCAAATACCTATATATCAGTCAGGTCTTGAATATATGGCAGTACGTAATAGTAAAATAGAAGTTCAAGGTTCTAAATATACACTTCAGAAGTCTAGAGAGCAGGTAATTGAGGGAGTTATTGAGGCTTGGAATAAATTATCATCATATAAAGAAGCATTTAAGTCTTCTAGCGATGCCGTTGATGCTGCGTCTATAGCTTTAGATAGCATGAAACAAGAAGAAGAAGTGGGTACACGTACGCTTTTAGATGTATTAGAGGCAGAGCAAAAATTATTTCAAGCAAAACTTAGGTTAAGTAATGTAAAATATAGTAAAGTTTTAAGTACTTATACCTTAAAAGCATCGGTAGGAGATTTAACAGCACAAAAATTAAAATTGCCAGTTAAAGTATTTGATACTAATGCATATTATAATAAAGCAAAAAAAC